The sequence below is a genomic window from Brachyhypopomus gauderio isolate BG-103 chromosome 20, BGAUD_0.2, whole genome shotgun sequence.
ACTTGACTCCACTCACCTCACTGAGGAACAGAAGCTCAACTTCACAGACAAGAGAGCAGCCCATTTGAAACCTCAACATGCCCCACAGGTACACTACACGCCACAGCAGCCTATCTGGTACACCGAGGACTGCTCATCAGAGTGGAAAGCAGGCTACATAGACATTGCCGACAAACATCCAGACTCCTACTGGATCATCACACAAACAGGCAGTCGACTTAGGCGCAACCAACGTGACCTCAAGGCTCGATATCCATTCAGGCCACGAGCAGCGGCACCCCATCATGCAGAGCTCAGCTTCCCTAACAGTGGTGATGATGCCCCACCTGCCACCACTGATGGTGAGGTGATCAATCAGGCTGCCACCAAGTCCACTCCACATGCAGCAATGCCTGATGACCCTACAGTCAACATCCCGGTCTCCTTGAAACCAGTGCCTCCAGAAAAACCATCACCAGTAAAGAGGCGATCTGGTCGGGAGGCCAAGTCCACAAAAGACCCCAATTTCGTGTACACTGTGTACAAAGGCAGGTGCTGAGGACCTAGCCTACAGTAAGACATGTCCTGGGACCTCTGTCTTAAAAGTGTAtgtttgtcaaaaaaaaaaaaatgattgtTGTAATGCATATGTTCACAATATTTTGTACTTGTACTCACCTCACTGTGGACTCTTTAAGAGTAATCCCAGCCAGCTGAAGTCAATGTGGAACAttctatttttctttttttgttttgttttttttgctgttgttgcaTGCTCATGTTCTGCATTGTTGACATATTTGAAGAGCTCTGAAGCACCACTTAAAAAGGGGCATGTTGTAATAGTTAATACCTTGTCCCCTTGTATATGCTGCCACCTTCGGGTAGGTTTATGTTTTGACACAGGATTACCCATAATGCTGTCTACTGTTGACTCGCTTCGCGCTCTGAATAAAGAAAACTTGAACAACATGGTTGGATAAGTCAACTCCCACAAGTTATTAGAGCCAAGCAGCATACATCCGGGTGTCCCAATGCTCACACCTTAACTGGTTTAGAAAAGGGTGTACGCAGGCAGTGTACACGTACAGGGGCCCGCCCCAGACTCCTCAATATGTTCCCTATCTGCAACAGGGGTGGGAGTACCCACCAATGAGATTTAACTCAAGTTTAAGAGGGAGGGGTCGGGCAAGGGGCAACGGTGGTCAGGGTTGTCCTGGCAACTGTGGTTGTGGCATGTCGGGTGGATGTTTCTTTGTGGGCAGGAGTGTTGCTGGTCGAGGGAGTGTCCTCAGAACGCCGTTGGACAAGGGAGGTCCAGAAGTCCGTATGTACCAGCACCAAACCAAAGCTGCGGCAGACCCCATGCTGTCCCTCACTGTCTGTACTCAAAAGGTTGTCATTTCTGGTTGAAACAAAGGAGCAACTCAGTCAGCAATCAACTGTGTTTTACCTGATGCTGATTCTGTGACCAAAGTCTGCATAAAGCTGTTTCAATGACTGTGCAATGTGGCCAGCAGCCCATTAACCACAACTTCCTCATATCAGAGACTGCACGTGATAACGTCCGCAGAAGAGACATTTTTAAACTAGGAGCTACTGTGTTATGTAGCCCTCTAGGACTGGTGATCTCCACGGAATGGCCTCCCACAGTTCACATCTTCTGGAGCCAGACTCCTGCACCGCGAGGAACGTCCACTCTGCCTTCATGGCCTGTGAGCTGTGGATCACTCTGAGCCTCGcgtcctgccacccgacccactGCATGTTAATTTGTTTTATGACCAATAGGGAATCCAGATTATggggaggaatttgaggaaTAGCTACAGGATCAGGTATTTCTCCCATATTAGCGGAGCCTGAGGGTGTGGTGGTCCCTGTGGGGCTGACACCTGCTTAGCGACACTGGTATGATTAGGAGAGCCACTATAGCTAAGAATTGGGTAATAACTAATATTCCATGTGTGAGCTATGCTAAGTCTTGTAATATttggtttattaaaacaatgtCATTTGTCAAAGTTACTGTAATGTGATATGTTGAGCAGGTTCCAGGAGAGAGAATGCTGCGATCATCTTGACCATATCTTAATTTTAGATCAGATAACAGCTTCTTTGTGGTTATGAAGTTGGCCTCATCTCACAGCCACCAGCTGCGtttgagacacaggcagattaCCCTAGATGTTTCTGAAACACCCTATTGTGTttcaaaaaaaagggggggggggggggatagtaAGGTGCTGATTTATTACATCaacttgtttaaataaataaaacagcacaCATAGTCACAAGACATTAATTATATATTCTAACCAGTCACAGCGTCATGGCttttgtaaaattacaaatgttcacactacagaaggttttgtgttttaaaacttaatgttttcacttgaaggaATTAATATGGCATGGTATGTTACAGGGTCCGGCACATGAGTGTGTAACTGAGGTGGCATATGCAGCTAAATGGAACCAATCCCTGGGGTAGAGAACATGCGTGCAGGTTCAGGAGTCGAGATGGTGGTGTTGAATCAGGAtttgtggtggtaatggaagctcAGGGAGACGCAGGCGAGTTCCGGGTAGCACATTCAGGTAAAACTGGGTAGTACAATCAGCACAGAGGGCTGAGTCTTTGGCTGTCATTGTAGCACTAAGGTGGGTGGAAGGCAAGAAAGTTAACATCTGTACACACTCTGCGTACGTGGTAGGAGTGGTTCATGTAGAACTCTGTACAAAGAGAGTAGGTTACACCACTTCAGGAGGTAAATTCatcactagagctcctagagaagcaaaaaatttcacagggcttggtagggtccatgtagcccactcccctgctgtgaagggattaacgcccattgtcttggtaatgcggtggaagcggctcacccccagctcatacgcctgccaaagcacaagctggctcacccccaagctcatatgaccaaaacaccaaacgtgatacttcacgaaaaagttgaagttacaagcagactgtatgttaccgatactacaacaaacggcagaaaatttgtagactcgtgtttcaaaagttacaattcaatcgcacgtagagacgacagtttctctaatgagtcccgtcacacaataaaaataaataaaattgtttgaatcttgctctttgtatatttctatataatatttgttgtaatcaaacactttctgtttccgcgtttgaaaagctaagaaattatatggcgcaattagcttgatgctaatgttatataggaaatcccatcaTTGCTAgagaaaattagcatggtcgcgttgcatcactgcatcactgataaatgttgtgatctaaacagcaggctggaaaaggagaggaaaagacaggaaaacaaattcatgtgctctctctatctatctatctatctatctatctatctatctatctatctatatttgtgttagaagcatttgatagaagcatttgtgtttctgcttgtttgtgatctaaactgcagacttgaatcttgctctttgtacatttcttatactatctatctatctatctatctatctatctatctatctatctatctatctatctatctatctatatttgtgttagaagcatttgatagaagcatttgtgtttctgcttgtttgtgatctaaacagcaggcttgaatcttgctctttgtacatttcttatactatctatctatctatctatctatctatctatctatctatctatctatctatctatctatctatctatctatctatatttgtgttagaagcatttgatagaagcatttgtgtttatgcttgtttgtgatctaaacagcaggcttgaatcttgctctttgtacatttcttatactacctctctatctatctatctatctatctatctatctatctatctatctatctatatttgtgttagaaacatttgatagaagcatttgtgtttctgcttgtttgtgatctaaacagcaggcttgaatcttgctctttgtacatttctcatactatctatctatctatctatctatctatctatctatatttgtgttagaagcatttgatagaagcatttgtgtttctgcttgtttgtgatctgtgatctgtttgacttctgggtgcagagactttctgggtgaggctgctgcctcagtcttgctctgtgaattaacataataaagggggatgtttggctttgctaactgctggcaagaaggagaagaaggaggggtgatgtcctcagaatcctgaattctcaggagctctagtgttaagtaCTAATTCTAATTCACCTTGACAAAAAACAGCTGATTTGTAAAACTCTGGTGATTGCAACCTCTGGTGGTGGATGGAGGTAGTGACTCCAGATCTGAAAAAGAGGGTCAAAAAGGTGTCCACATTCCATCAATGATGTTTCCTTTTATAGGAACTTCCCAAAGCAAACACAGTAGTTAGGAGGGGTCTGATTGTTGGTCAGGTTTAAAAGCGTGGGAGTGTGAACACTTGGGACAGGGTGAGAGAAACACTAACAGGTGAGTTACTTTTACCTTTAAAATTCCTgaattttcttttgttttatgtaagCTAGTATGACTCACAGGCAGCACCATTTATGACTTTAGCACATCCTTATTGAAACTCGCCAGTTTGACTATTCATATTATAGAACtaattgtgttttatttttgtcacaGGTCCAGAACCTTCATGTTAAACAGACAATCGAGTTTGCATAAAACTGCTTTCCAGACTGTGGATATCTGCGTTAGGCTGAAATGACTGTAGGTCACAgtgttttcattgttttcatCTGTCTTATATCATTTTGTAATCTAGACTTCTAACTGGCACTGACTTCATTTAAATTGCCTGTTACACATTTTTATGTTCTAAAGGTTTTCTTGAAACTTTTAATTCTGTTTAATTTTATTGAGCATAcgaatatatatatagtgatagaagggtgtctgcTAGAattaaaggaaagatctataggacagtagtaagacctgctatgttgtatggactggagacagtggcactgacaaagagacaggtgagggagatggaggtgtctgagatgaagatgttgagattctcatttggagtgacgaggaaggatagcatcagaaatgagtttattagaggatcagcacatgtagcatgttttggagataaagttagagaagcgagattgagatggtttggacatgtacagaggagggaggagaggtatattggtaggagggtcttgaggatggaacttccaggcaagaggaggagaggtagacctaagaggaggtttatagatgcagtggtagaggacatgagagtggctggtgtgtcagtggaggacactcaggacagggccagatggaggagtttgatctgctgtagcgacccctaaacgggaaaagctgaaagaagaagaagcatacaaatatatacattGTTTGGGGTGCAGTTTTATTGTTAGTAGTTGAACATCACATCagtttcattgttttttttactattaCTATATTTCtcagtgtgtctgtatgtctctcCACAGAACATTGTATTTCTGGCTCTAgtgctccccctgctggtgggAAGTACCCAAATTTCTCAGGAACTGTTTCCAACAGACTGCTCTGATGTCTATGCTAATGGCCAAACGCTGAGTGGAGTGTACACCATCTACCCTGCAGGTGAAACACCTGTACAGGTGTACTGTGACATGGGCTGTTTGGGAAATAACTCAGAGGGCAGATGGACGGTATGTTAGAATGTTTCTCTCCATTAGAGGAACTACAGGGTTGATCTCAGTGCACATCTTATACATATATTAGAAAGCAATCACCATTATTTGTTATTACTATCATTGTTATAAATTCTGCCTCTTCACATGAAAATATatagtttaaaaatatatactttgatTTCACAAAGCTGACAAAATGGGTAATATCACCTATTCTATTTTTTATTCAGTAAAGTAATGCATAATTAAATAAGTCAATATATgatcataataaaataaaaatgctaaCATTTGCAAAAACAATCTGGTGTGAAATTGTTCATGACAAATGAATTTCAAAGAGAAAACCTCAAGTCTGTGGTTCCACTGACATGAAGAACTCAACTTTCACACTAGGTGTTTCAGAGGAGAATGGATGGCAGTGTGAATTTCTACAGACCATGGAAACACTACAAGAACGGTTTTGGAAACAAATATGGAGAATACTGGCTGGGTGAGAATTTAGAGATACATCTCACACACTAGCATTAGCTCTATGTAAAATGGAACAAAATGGATAATAAATAAGAAATACAATACAGACCTGTCCAACCTTTGATAGTCTtgctaaacaaaaaaaattattataaataaaaaatgtgaaGAAATTACAAAACATACCCACAGGTAAGACACAGGAAAGGCCCAGTCTGTCCCAGAGTCCTCCCTCTTTGTGTTCGCCCGTGTTATTCGTCTTACCTGTCTCTTTGTGTGTAGCTGTAATgttaggaagagacagagagggatccttatgcaaaagcacagtgctctttattcggcagatagatacaaccagagaatgcgagatgttaatgcataaacggagttgatctaatgccgtttgttgagagtggtctatccggtccggggtcgtaacgtgaaggcagagtccgtacggtacctgagggctaggcagaagacggggtcgagggaacaggcagaggtcggtacacaggagaaacagcagggtatgataacgctcggtatgcaacatggttggcaatacttcgcgacgaggtgttgtgatgacggtgtatatgaatgcctggaatgtgggcgtggtgatgaggaacagctgagtcctaaatggctatcaggtgacattcctgacagtaGCACTTGAGTCTCGATAATGTTCATGTATTTAAGTCTGCGTGTTACGTGTGGTCATTGTCAGTCGTTGTCTGACTTGGTCCTGAAAGTTGTTATATGTCCTTTACTGTTAAAGTAAACATTTGTTGAAGTGCTTTCAGATATTAAAACTTCTATTATAGAAATTACAGCTAGTTCAGTACATCAATGACGTAAATAAAATCCTTCTTGTTTGCAAtacaacttaaaaaaaatatgtaataaatgAACACTAATTATTCATATTCATTAACAAAAATGTTATATTTTTATAGTGGTACAGCCATTTAGTCATGTGTAAGAAGGTCATTTGATTGGTTTTAAACTTAAAGaattattttaaaatccttGGGGCAAATTCACTTACTGTATACactgcagtggggaaccgtcagggccctctacgccctctcagagggcctaaaatattcttaaagcattatatatataattatccaattttattttatctacttacagtttgacattcgacatctaaacaattacaaaaatataagcaaataaaatattcacccgtgtctattcaatctgtgttggaaggtgaggggttgagtggaagcctgtgagcctgtgtctccccctatcaggactgtgatgcccgctgttcgtttacagagggcctggcagttataattcagcgcaataccagtttcaaatgacagcaaaattgaccaatcatatcttctctcttggtgggcgggcttaactgtatgataatttccgcccgctgtggcgacgctagctgtcgttagcaccatcgctagctagtttcgattcatccctttgacgtcctcgtgcgcgttgtttacatattccgcttccgagaaccacggagctgtgaaccttattttgtttggaaacttattttgcttaagatgttatctagtacagatattattgattattgcgtttttaaagctgtactgtcgtctcagtttttctttatttagtttattaagaaaggaaaaaaaaaatttcgggggggaggggggggggtagcgggcccaggtttaaaggtcacggttcgctactgatacaCTGTATGTTCAACAACTAACGATAGTGAACATTTTTTTCATATAATAGTAGCACTGCTTCTATGTAATGTGTTTGCATTTTCACTACAGCTTGATTAATAACTTTTATAACATGTGTATGTCCTGCACCCTCAGGATTAGAGAATCTCTATCAGCTCACACTCAAGAGGAAGTATGAGCTGAGAGTGGACCTGCAGGACTTTGAGGGAGTAACTGTGTATGCCCGATACTCCTCTTTCTCTGTGGAATCTGAAACTGAAGGGTACAAACTCCATGTTAGTGGCTTCATCaatggaggagcaggtgagaaagaaagagagagagagagagacttggaaatagagaaggggagagggatTGAAGTGTACATATGTTGAAGAGTGCAAAGGCATAGTTATGGTCgtatgtggtagtgtagggtGTAGTACGACAATAGTGTATAGTACTctgtaaaatgtaattgtatgtAGTAGATTAATGGTTGTATTTTATCATTGCACATAAAGGTTCGTAAAGGtatctttaaatgtagctacaTTTGTATTAATGATTTGTTAAGTTATTGTCTTAACAAATAACTTAATTCACTGATCATACTTCACACTTAGTACATTCCATACTATTACTGTTCTACATCGTAATACACACCATGCTATTACACACTATGCCATCTTTGCATATGCAGGGCTTGTGACTGCAATACATGAGACTAATGATTATGCATATGCAAAAATGTCTTTACATGTACCTTCATTGGTATTAATCAAATTGTCTTTGTATTGATTTCATAAGGTTGTGAATATTGAAAACATGCCTGTACAGATGGTTCTGTTTGTGTACAGGTGACTCCATGGCTACAAACAATGAACAGAAGTTCTCCACCTTTGACAAAGACCAGGATGCTCATAAGGAGTTGAACTGCGCTAAATCATTCCTGGGGGCGTTTTGGTACAATGCCTGCCATCATGCCAACCCCAATGGGATTTATCTGTGGGGACGTGATGGCACCATTTTTGCCATTGGAAATGTGTGGTATCATTGGAAAACATATGATACTGGTCTTATGTCCATCGTTATGAAGATCAGACCTGTGACTTAAGTCCATGTGACACTCTGGATTTTTATATACCAGACATGTAAAAGCTATCAGACATGGTGACACATTATACTGTCCAATGATACTGTCAGctgttttaaaataaaagagTCACTACACCTGAACTGAATCAgaatttgtgtattttattttctgttttttaAAGGGGGATCATGCActctcatggtgtgtgtgtcggggcaaaatttatatttggtctttctgtaatcatATTCATCAGTATTCATATATGTATTCACCACTATTAGTAATAAGTGGAAAGGAAATCACTTTATTAAGGTATATTAAACATATGTACGGTCTAGGACACGTTGATCAGTATATGCTCAGCAGGCCtgtagtctctctctcgctctctcttctctttatagTAGTACTCCTTCTGAGTTGAAGACAGATAGTCCTAAAGGTCTCGGGCCTGTAGATAAGGGCTTCAGACGTCAGAATGGTAGTATGTCTGTGTCTGACACCAGGAAAACTGGAGGAACAAGGAGacctttacatttacatttatggaatttggcagacgcccttatccagagcgacttacattttttatcttatttttatacaagtgagcaattgagagttaagggccttgctcaggggcacctcagtcatggagtcaggtctgggaatcgaacccacgaccctccggtcacaagaccagttccctaccgccaggccatgactgccctttgtCCGGGTACCCTGGCAGGGGAGGGGTGAtaactcaccccatcacctcacctcatgtaaGCTTCGTGCTTAACACGTCacggaagtatgatgtaatcatgtagcaGGAAATAGTATAAAAATATGGGctgtgacggggggggggggggggggggggcagcacttgcagacgctcttgagcgtgtgtaacggagatctctggatcgatccatctttctatttttgtatcttttgtctttaataaactttgtatTTTACTTTGATACCATACCCAACTGCTGTTGACAGTTCTTGTTCACCATTACGTTTCCACGACAatagtgagtgtgtctgtgttgatgaGTGTGCCACTGTTGATGAGTGTGTCGGTGTTGGTGAGTGTGCCAGTATTGGTGAGGGTGATGTTGAATTTGCCAGTGGTGGTGAGTGTGATGTTGGTGATAAGTGTGTCAGTGTTGGTGAGTGTGCcagtgttggtgatggtgagtgtgtcagtggtggtgagtgtgtcagtgttggtgagggtgagtgtgtcagtggtggtgagtgtgtcagtgttggtgagggtggtggtgagtgtgtcagtggtggtgagtgtgatggtggtggtgagtgtgtcagtgttgg
It includes:
- the LOC143484008 gene encoding microfibril-associated glycoprotein 4-like; its protein translation is MTNIVFLALVLPLLVGSTQISQELFPTDCSDVYANGQTLSGVYTIYPAGETPVQVYCDMGCLGNNSEGRWTVFQRRMDGSVNFYRPWKHYKNGFGNKYGEYWLGLENLYQLTLKRKYELRVDLQDFEGVTVYARYSSFSVESETEGYKLHVSGFINGGAGDSMATNNEQKFSTFDKDQDAHKELNCAKSFLGAFWYNACHHANPNGIYLWGRDGTIFAIGNVWYHWKTYDTGLMSIVMKIRPVT